The following are encoded together in the Rhizobium tumorigenes genome:
- the queF gene encoding preQ(1) synthase: MPNTDVSGLSMLGSQTATPTSPETAMLEKVPATHQGAEYLVRFTAPEFTSLCPMTGQPDFAHIVIDYVPGEWLVESKSLKLFLHAFRNHGAFHEDCSVYIAKRIVELLQPKWLRIGAYWYPRGGIPIDVFWQTGKPPEGLWLPDQGVPTYRGRG; encoded by the coding sequence ATGCCCAATACCGATGTTTCCGGCCTGTCCATGCTCGGCAGCCAGACCGCAACGCCCACCAGCCCCGAGACCGCAATGCTCGAAAAGGTGCCGGCCACCCACCAGGGTGCCGAATACCTCGTGCGCTTCACCGCGCCCGAGTTCACCTCGCTTTGCCCGATGACCGGCCAGCCCGATTTCGCCCATATCGTCATCGACTACGTGCCCGGCGAATGGCTGGTGGAATCGAAGTCGCTAAAGCTGTTCCTGCATGCATTCCGCAATCACGGCGCCTTTCACGAGGATTGTTCTGTGTATATCGCCAAGCGTATCGTCGAGCTACTGCAGCCCAAATGGCTGCGGATCGGCGCTTACTGGTATCCGCGCGGCGGCATCCCCATCGACGTTTTCTGGCAGACCGGCAAGCCGCCGGAAGGCCTGTGGTTGCCGGACCAGGGCGTCCCGACCTATCGCGGTCGCGGCTGA
- a CDS encoding GNAT family N-acetyltransferase has product MTHILDRPVWNTLQMSHAPLAIGGPLAKRFAPSTVPFAAAADDTPESLQALASLPIGDERIVLVEAGPIVIPEELVVLAVGELYQMTADRPHERIADPRIELLDESDAAEMLELALLTKPGPFTLGAQKLGPFWGVKIEGRLVAMAGQRMRLPGFGELSGLCTHPDFQGRGLGSLLFRFVAGEIAARDEVVFLHAYVGNTAAIALYQALGFSIRATMNMRAVQRQA; this is encoded by the coding sequence GTGACGCACATACTCGATCGGCCCGTCTGGAACACGCTGCAGATGAGCCATGCGCCGCTGGCGATCGGCGGGCCCCTCGCCAAGCGGTTTGCGCCATCGACCGTTCCCTTTGCCGCCGCTGCCGACGACACGCCGGAAAGCCTTCAGGCGCTGGCAAGCCTGCCCATTGGAGACGAAAGGATAGTGCTCGTGGAAGCCGGTCCGATTGTCATTCCGGAGGAACTTGTGGTCCTTGCGGTAGGCGAGCTCTACCAGATGACAGCCGACCGGCCGCATGAGCGGATCGCGGATCCCCGGATCGAGCTGCTGGACGAAAGCGACGCCGCCGAGATGCTGGAACTGGCGCTGTTGACCAAGCCCGGTCCTTTCACGCTCGGCGCACAAAAGCTCGGCCCTTTCTGGGGCGTCAAGATCGAGGGACGGCTGGTCGCCATGGCCGGCCAGCGCATGCGCCTGCCCGGCTTCGGCGAACTCAGCGGTCTCTGCACCCATCCGGATTTCCAGGGTCGCGGTCTCGGCAGCCTGCTATTTCGATTCGTTGCCGGTGAAATCGCCGCCCGCGATGAGGTAGTCTTCCTGCATGCCTATGTCGGCAACACGGCGGCGATCGCGCTTTACCAGGCGCTTGGCTTCAGCATCCGCGCAACGATGAACATGCGCGCCGTTCAGCGGCAGGCGTAG
- a CDS encoding anthranilate synthase: MVTILRDDGAEIYETKGGITVTRQRRSIPYDDAVSSYIDKLDERRGAVFSSNYEYPGRYTRWDTAVVDPPIGISCFGRNVWIEAYNERGEVILGFIEARLQTVRELALGASTPRRLDLTVKAPDRVFTEEERSKMPTVFTVLRAVTDLFYSQADAALGLYGAFGYDIAFQFDAIDLKLTRPSDQRDMVLYLPDEILVVDNYAAKAWIDRYDFEKGGLTTEDKAGDIPPEPFHHTNTIPPKSDHRPGEFAELVNKAKESFRKGDLFEVVPGQKFMERCDSKPSDISKRLKAINPSPYSFFINLGHQEYLVGASPEMFVRVSGRRIETCPISGTIKRGEDPIADSEQILKLLNSKKDESELTMCSDVDRNDKSRVCEPGSVKVIGRRQIEMYSRLIHTVDHIEGRLRDDMDAFDGFLSHAWAVTVTGAPKLWAMRFIESREKSPRAWYGGAIGMVGFNGDMNTGLTLRTVRIKDGIAEVRAGATLLNDSIPEEEEAETELKASAMLSAIRDAKSAGSAKTKRDVAAVGKGVSILLVDHEDSFVHTLANYFRQTGATVSTVRTPVSEEVFDRLDPDLVVLSPGPGNPKDFDCKATIKKARARNLPIFGVCLGLQALAEAYGGDLRQLAVPMHGKPSRIRVLEPGIVFSGLSREVTVGRYHSIFADPSTLPREFMITAESEDGTIMGIEHTKEPVAAVQFHPESIMTLGGDAGMRMIENVVANLARRTKTKAA, from the coding sequence ATGGTTACGATCCTGCGGGACGATGGTGCGGAAATCTACGAGACCAAGGGCGGCATTACGGTGACCCGCCAGCGTCGGTCAATTCCCTATGACGACGCGGTCTCGTCCTACATCGACAAGCTGGACGAGCGGCGCGGCGCGGTGTTTTCCTCCAACTACGAGTATCCGGGCCGCTACACGCGCTGGGACACCGCCGTCGTCGATCCGCCCATCGGCATCTCCTGCTTTGGCCGCAATGTCTGGATCGAAGCCTACAACGAGCGCGGCGAGGTCATCCTCGGCTTTATCGAGGCGCGGCTGCAAACCGTGCGCGAACTGGCGCTCGGTGCGTCGACGCCGCGTCGGCTCGATCTCACCGTCAAGGCGCCTGATCGGGTGTTCACAGAGGAAGAGCGCTCGAAGATGCCGACGGTGTTCACCGTACTGCGCGCCGTAACCGACCTGTTCTACTCGCAGGCCGACGCTGCCCTCGGACTCTACGGTGCCTTCGGCTACGATATCGCCTTCCAGTTCGACGCGATCGACCTGAAGCTGACGCGTCCCTCCGATCAGCGCGACATGGTGCTGTATCTCCCCGACGAGATCCTCGTGGTCGACAACTACGCCGCCAAGGCCTGGATCGACCGCTACGACTTTGAAAAGGGCGGGCTGACGACCGAGGACAAGGCCGGTGATATCCCGCCGGAGCCGTTCCACCACACGAACACCATTCCTCCGAAGAGCGACCATCGCCCGGGCGAATTTGCCGAGCTGGTAAACAAGGCAAAGGAGAGCTTTCGCAAGGGCGACCTGTTCGAGGTCGTTCCAGGGCAGAAGTTCATGGAGCGCTGCGATTCGAAGCCTTCGGATATTTCCAAGCGTCTGAAGGCGATCAATCCGTCGCCCTATTCGTTCTTCATCAACCTCGGCCACCAGGAATATCTGGTCGGCGCATCGCCAGAGATGTTCGTGCGCGTCTCCGGCCGTCGCATCGAGACCTGCCCGATCTCGGGCACGATCAAGCGCGGCGAGGACCCGATTGCCGACAGCGAGCAGATCCTCAAGCTTCTGAACTCGAAGAAGGACGAATCCGAGCTGACCATGTGCTCGGACGTCGACCGCAACGACAAGAGCCGCGTCTGCGAGCCGGGCTCGGTCAAGGTCATCGGCCGCCGTCAGATCGAGATGTATTCGCGCCTGATCCACACCGTCGACCACATCGAGGGGCGACTGCGCGACGACATGGATGCGTTCGACGGCTTCCTGTCGCACGCATGGGCCGTCACCGTCACCGGTGCGCCGAAACTCTGGGCCATGCGTTTCATCGAAAGCCGCGAAAAGAGCCCGCGCGCCTGGTATGGTGGCGCCATCGGCATGGTCGGCTTCAACGGCGACATGAACACCGGCCTGACTCTGCGCACCGTGCGCATCAAGGACGGTATAGCGGAGGTGCGGGCCGGCGCTACCTTGCTCAACGACTCTATCCCCGAAGAGGAAGAAGCCGAAACCGAATTGAAGGCGTCCGCCATGCTCTCTGCCATCCGCGATGCAAAGTCTGCCGGTTCCGCTAAGACCAAGCGCGATGTTGCTGCGGTCGGCAAGGGCGTCAGCATCCTGCTTGTCGACCACGAGGACAGCTTCGTCCACACGCTCGCCAACTACTTCCGCCAGACAGGTGCCACCGTTTCAACGGTCCGCACGCCTGTGTCCGAAGAAGTCTTCGACCGCCTCGACCCCGATCTCGTCGTGCTGTCCCCGGGGCCGGGTAACCCGAAGGATTTCGACTGCAAGGCGACGATCAAGAAGGCACGAGCCCGCAACCTGCCGATCTTCGGCGTCTGCCTCGGCCTGCAGGCACTGGCCGAAGCCTATGGCGGCGATCTCCGGCAGCTGGCCGTGCCGATGCACGGCAAGCCGTCGCGCATCCGCGTGCTCGAGCCCGGTATCGTGTTTTCGGGCCTTTCCAGGGAAGTGACCGTCGGGCGATACCACTCGATCTTCGCCGACCCCTCGACCCTGCCGCGTGAATTCATGATCACGGCGGAAAGCGAGGATGGCACGATCATGGGTATCGAGCACACCAAGGAGCCGGTTGCAGCGGTGCAGTTCCACCCGGAATCGATCATGACGCTTGGTGGCGATGCCGGCATGCGGATGATCGAGAATGTCGTGGCAAACCTTGCGCGGCGGACAAAGACCAAGGCGGCCTGA
- a CDS encoding ABC-F family ATP-binding cassette domain-containing protein, which produces MSSITLHNLAVTLGEPLFSNLNFSLNGGDRVGIVAANGRGKSTLLNCIAGRLEPTAGDVTRSRGLTIGYVEQNVAPTLAKLPFHAAVAQALAPGQADSESWRVDVVLDTLAVPEALRERPLAQLSGGWQRLALVARVAVTEPDVMLLDEPTNHLDLFKIALLENWLNALPRAVSVLVASHDRAFLDAVTNRTLFLRAEQSQQFQLPYSMARAGLDNIDASQEQRYEKDMKAAQQLRRQAAKLKNIGINSGSDLLTVKTRQLKERADRLEDASRPGHRERSAGAIRLGSSASQAKILVTLEDATVCTPDGMALFKTGKLWIRQGDRIVLLGANGAGKTRLMEMIRGAIETPGDATAQVRATPSLVLGYSDQSLANLADGDTPMAVLTRLFALGEPKARSLLATAGISVEMQGRAIGRLSGGQKARLAMLLLHLRQPNFHLLDEPTNHLDIEGQEALEGELLAEGSTCLLVSHDRSFVRTVGNRFWQIERKKLIEVDGPEAFFTSAQLSA; this is translated from the coding sequence ATGTCTTCGATCACCTTGCACAATCTTGCCGTCACCCTTGGCGAGCCGCTGTTCTCCAACCTCAATTTCAGCCTCAATGGCGGAGATCGGGTCGGCATTGTTGCGGCCAACGGCCGCGGTAAATCCACGCTTCTGAACTGCATTGCAGGCCGTCTCGAACCGACGGCAGGCGACGTCACGCGGTCGCGCGGGCTGACAATCGGGTATGTCGAACAGAACGTCGCGCCCACCTTGGCGAAATTGCCGTTTCATGCGGCGGTCGCGCAGGCACTTGCACCCGGGCAGGCCGACAGCGAGAGCTGGCGCGTCGATGTGGTGCTCGATACGCTGGCCGTGCCAGAGGCCCTTCGCGAGCGGCCGCTTGCGCAGTTGAGCGGGGGCTGGCAGCGGCTGGCGCTGGTGGCACGCGTCGCGGTCACCGAGCCGGACGTGATGCTGCTGGACGAGCCTACCAACCATCTGGACCTGTTCAAGATCGCGCTGCTGGAGAACTGGCTGAACGCTCTGCCTCGCGCCGTCTCGGTGCTTGTCGCAAGCCACGACCGGGCGTTCCTGGATGCCGTCACCAACCGCACGCTGTTCCTCAGGGCCGAGCAGTCGCAGCAGTTCCAGCTTCCCTACAGCATGGCGAGGGCCGGGCTCGATAATATCGATGCGTCGCAGGAGCAGCGCTACGAGAAGGATATGAAAGCCGCGCAACAGCTGCGGCGACAGGCAGCCAAGCTCAAGAATATCGGCATCAACTCCGGCAGCGACTTGCTGACCGTCAAGACAAGGCAGTTGAAGGAGCGGGCCGACCGCCTCGAGGATGCGTCCCGGCCGGGCCATCGTGAGCGCTCGGCCGGAGCCATCCGGCTGGGCAGCAGTGCCAGCCAGGCGAAGATCCTCGTCACCCTCGAAGATGCCACTGTCTGCACTCCGGATGGCATGGCGTTGTTCAAGACCGGCAAGCTCTGGATCCGCCAAGGCGACCGCATCGTTCTGCTCGGGGCGAATGGCGCTGGCAAGACGCGGCTGATGGAGATGATCAGGGGGGCGATCGAAACGCCGGGCGACGCGACGGCTCAGGTGCGGGCAACGCCCTCGCTGGTGCTCGGCTACAGCGATCAGTCGCTCGCCAATCTTGCCGACGGAGATACGCCGATGGCGGTCCTGACCCGGCTGTTCGCGCTCGGCGAGCCGAAGGCACGCAGTCTGCTGGCCACCGCCGGTATCAGCGTCGAGATGCAGGGACGGGCAATCGGCCGGCTATCGGGCGGCCAGAAGGCGCGGCTGGCGATGCTGCTACTGCACCTGCGCCAACCCAATTTCCATCTCCTGGACGAGCCGACCAACCATCTCGACATCGAGGGGCAGGAGGCACTGGAGGGTGAATTGCTGGCGGAGGGGTCCACCTGCCTGCTGGTGTCGCACGATCGCAGCTTTGTCAGGACGGTCGGCAACCGCTTCTGGCAGATCGAGCGTAAAAAGCTGATCGAGGTCGATGGACCCGAGGCGTTTTTCACCTCGGCGCAGCTGTCGGCTTGA